From Xenopus laevis strain J_2021 chromosome 7L, Xenopus_laevis_v10.1, whole genome shotgun sequence, one genomic window encodes:
- the LOC121395391 gene encoding uncharacterized protein LOC121395391 — protein MEKHLEEEIDDVLDLDQAPVMRSWGSLMDLREGEESEGEPTDVEEKENDKLDQAPVMRSWGSLMDLQNGEKAEGEEPSAKDCSPQLDLPHSEMKEEKNDDKTDPASVICSGSVTDLLIEKEQEVEADNIDKEKSDVLPTKSDTDSTKSEDKGAVGKNTIIFQNTTRVWKPKLRRPTFVNQNFTPSLKKGEIEHPTADTTKADYGPVNCTPRCKNAQLERPTADTTKADYGPVNCTPRCKNAQLERPTADTTKEDYGPVKRKRDMSNINMEERGCLPKKRKTGHINIDERGGMPKNMDERGGMPKDMEERGGMPKKRKISKLLAVINSQFILFRESKNIWNLDISILRKLMLCDPLLYTKLLESAELRLELPTCRAVILGLTM, from the exons ATGGAGAAACATCTTGAGGAGGAGATTGATGATGTTCTAGATTTAG ACCAGGCCCCAGTGATGAGATCTTGGGGGTCTCTGATGGACCTTAGAGAGGGagaagagtcagaaggagaaccAACAGATGTGGAAGAAAAGGAGAATGATAAATTAg ATCAAGCCCCAGTGATGAGGTCTTGGGGGTCTCTGATGGACCTTCAGAATGGAGAGAAGGCAGAAGGAGAAGAACCATCAG CAAAGGACTGTAGTCCACAATTGGATCTCCCACATTCAGAGATGAAAGAGGAGAAGAATGATGATAAAACAG accCAGCCTCAGTTATTTGTTCGGGGTCTGTTACAGATCTGCTGATAGAAAAAGAGCAGGAAGTTGAGGCAG ATAACATCGATAAAGAGAAATCAGATGTCCTGCCAACAAAAAGTGACACTG ATTCCACCAAATCAGAAGACAAAGGGGCTGTCGGAAAGAATACAATCA tctTTCAGAACACCACTCGGGTATGGAAGCCCAAGTTGCGGCGCCCAACTTTTG TCAACCAAAACTTTACACCAAGTTTGAAAAAAGGCGAGATAGAGCACCCAACTGCTG ATACCACCAAAGCAGACTATGGGCCTGTCAACTGCACGCCAAGATGCAAAAATGCCCAGTTAGAGCGCCCAACTGCTG ATACCACCAAAGCAGACTATGGGCCTGTGAACTGCACGCCAAGATGCAAAAATGCCCAGTTAGAGCGCCCAACTGCTG ATACCACCAAAGAGGACTATGGGCcagtcaaaagaaaaagagacATGA GCAACATCAATATGGAAGAAAGAGGCTGCCTGCCTAAAAAGAGAAAGACAG gCCACATCAATATAGACGAAAGAGGCGGCATGCCCAAAAATATGGACGAAAGAGGCGGCATGCCCAAAGATATGGAAGAAAGAGGCGGCAtgcctaaaaagagaaaaataagtaAGTTGTTGGCTGTTATTAATTCACAGTTCATTTTGTTTAGAGAATCTAAAAACATTTGGAACCTTGACATTTCAATATTAAGGAAGTTAATGCTCTGCGACCCCCTCCTATACACAAAACTATTGGAATCGGCGGAATTGAGATTGGAATTGCCGACATGCAGGGCTGTGATCCTTGGCTTGACTATGTAA